In Crassostrea angulata isolate pt1a10 chromosome 6, ASM2561291v2, whole genome shotgun sequence, a genomic segment contains:
- the LOC128188094 gene encoding Na(+)/citrate cotransporter-like isoform X2 gives MPNVRTKVWNIVKDIWSLKPVLLPVLVTLLPLPMVTNSESKATRCGYTVIVMAVLWLTEALPIPVTSLVPIFMLPMLGVSTAKEVSSSYVTDTSMLFLGGLIVAVAVEEWNLHRRIALAILRLVGAQPNLLMLGLMLPTWFLSMWISNTAAAAMMIPIVGAVTSHVKSVVIEGGMEDPDDLCLLATNDKDVHVEMQKGEKVVLTSVSKKSNEKENSNDVNSTSQNAQYNRSPSRSSASPDALRMHSKLSKALALSIAYAANTGGIATLTGTPPNLVFKAVTDEAYAQAGKLYDGQEWDSGVNFTSWLLFALPISFLTLILGWLWLQMFFLRCKQPCDCFRKIKSDRDKEVREIIAKEFKALGRITFAECLISILFISLAFLWIFRDPPNIKGWGDFFPGRYVSDSTPVMLIAVLLFVLPAKVPAIFCARKTDEGRYTPLLTWEKTAEKVPWGVIVLLGGGFALAQASGRSGLSKWFGDSLEFFASYSPFVMCLVVSLVVAAVTEVTSNTATATLLMPILQELHVSCNRIQ, from the exons ATGCCAAACGTACGCACCAAAGTCTGGAACATTGTTAAAGACATCTGGTCCCTGAAGCCCGTACTGCTGCCTGTCCTGGTGACCCTACTGCCTCTGCCTATGGTCACAAACTCTGAGTCTAAG GCTACACGATGTGGATACACTGTTATAGTGATGGCGGTGCTATGGCTGACGGAAGCCTTGCCTATACCAGTTACCTCCCTTGTACCAATCTTCATGCTGCCCATGTTAGGCGTGTCCACGGCCAAGGAGGTCAGCAGCAGTTACGTCACG GACACGTCAATGCTGTTTCTGGGGGGACTGATTGTGGCGGTGGCGGTGGAGGAGTGGAACCTCCACAGGAGGATAGCTTTGGCCATACTCCGCCTTGTCGGCGCTCAACCCAATCT CTTGATGTTGGGTCTCATGTTGCCCACCTGGTTTTTGTCGATGTGGATCAGCAACACAGCAGCAGCCGCCATGATGATTCCCATTGTTGGAGCTGTGACGTCACACGTTAAGTCTGTTGTAATAGAAG gaGGAATGGAAGACCCAGACGACCTTTGTCTCCTAGCAACGAATGACAAAGATGTACACGTAGAGATGCAAAAAGGAGAGAAGGTTGTTTTAACATCCGTCAGCAAAAAGTCGAATGAAAAGGAAAATTCAAATGATGTCAACAGCACCTCACAGAACGCGCAGTATAATCG CTCCCCTTCAAGGAGCAGTGCATCTCCAGATGCCCTCAGAATGCACAGTAAACTCTCCAAAGCACTGGCCCTGTCCATAGCGTACGCTGCCAACACCGGCGGCATTGCCACCTTAACCGGAACTCCACCGAACCTCGTCTTTAAAGCAGTCACTGATGA GGCTTATGCTCAGGCAGGGAAACTGTACGACGGCCAAGAATGGGACTCCGGGGTCAACTTCACTTCCTGGCTGCTCTTTGCCCTCCCAATTTCATTTCTTACCCTTATTCTGGGATGGTTGTGGCTTCAGATGTTTTTCCTTAGATGCAA GCAGCCCTGCGATTGCTTCAGGAAAATAAAGTCCGACCGAGACAAGGAGGTGCGAGAAATCATCGCCAAGGAGTTCAAGGCATTGGGCAGGATAAC GTTCGCGGAGTGCCTGATTTCCATTCTGTTTATAAGTCTGGCATTCTTGTGGATTTTCCGAGATCCGCCAAATATCAAAGGTTGGGGAGATTTCTTTCCAGGCAG ATATGTGAGTGATTCCACACCAGTAATGCTTATTGCTGTATTGTTGTTTGTTCTCCCTGCTAAAGTACCAGCAATATTTTGCGCAAGAAAAACAG ATGAGGGTCGCTACACACCTTTGCTGACCTGGGAGAAAACGGCCGAGAAAGTCCCGTGGGGAGTGATCGTCCTGCTTGGGGGTGGGTTCGCTCTCGCTCAGGCCAGCGGA CGTTCTGGCCTGTCAAAATGGTTTGGGGACAGCCTCGAGTTCTTCGCTAGTTACAGTCCATTCGTGATGTGCTTGGTGGTTAGTTTGGTGGTTGCTGCCGTCACAGAAGTCACTAGCAACACAGCAACCGCAACATTGTTGATGCCAATATTGCAGGAACTG CATGTTAGCTGTAACAGGATTCAATAG
- the LOC128188094 gene encoding Na(+)/citrate cotransporter-like isoform X1 — translation MPNVRTKVWNIVKDIWSLKPVLLPVLVTLLPLPMVTNSESKATRCGYTVIVMAVLWLTEALPIPVTSLVPIFMLPMLGVSTAKEVSSSYVTDTSMLFLGGLIVAVAVEEWNLHRRIALAILRLVGAQPNLLMLGLMLPTWFLSMWISNTAAAAMMIPIVGAVTSHVKSVVIEGGMEDPDDLCLLATNDKDVHVEMQKGEKVVLTSVSKKSNEKENSNDVNSTSQNAQYNRSPSRSSASPDALRMHSKLSKALALSIAYAANTGGIATLTGTPPNLVFKAVTDEAYAQAGKLYDGQEWDSGVNFTSWLLFALPISFLTLILGWLWLQMFFLRCKQPCDCFRKIKSDRDKEVREIIAKEFKALGRITFAECLISILFISLAFLWIFRDPPNIKGWGDFFPGRYVSDSTPVMLIAVLLFVLPAKVPAIFCARKTDEGRYTPLLTWEKTAEKVPWGVIVLLGGGFALAQASGRSGLSKWFGDSLEFFASYSPFVMCLVVSLVVAAVTEVTSNTATATLLMPILQELSIAAGMNPLYLMMAAAVACSFAFMLPVATPPSAIVFAHGYLSIPDMASAGLAMNVIAVFILTVGINTWGNLLFNFDTIPVIFEEIKKNQTLVVSVVQPIESMFNVSKPLV, via the exons ATGCCAAACGTACGCACCAAAGTCTGGAACATTGTTAAAGACATCTGGTCCCTGAAGCCCGTACTGCTGCCTGTCCTGGTGACCCTACTGCCTCTGCCTATGGTCACAAACTCTGAGTCTAAG GCTACACGATGTGGATACACTGTTATAGTGATGGCGGTGCTATGGCTGACGGAAGCCTTGCCTATACCAGTTACCTCCCTTGTACCAATCTTCATGCTGCCCATGTTAGGCGTGTCCACGGCCAAGGAGGTCAGCAGCAGTTACGTCACG GACACGTCAATGCTGTTTCTGGGGGGACTGATTGTGGCGGTGGCGGTGGAGGAGTGGAACCTCCACAGGAGGATAGCTTTGGCCATACTCCGCCTTGTCGGCGCTCAACCCAATCT CTTGATGTTGGGTCTCATGTTGCCCACCTGGTTTTTGTCGATGTGGATCAGCAACACAGCAGCAGCCGCCATGATGATTCCCATTGTTGGAGCTGTGACGTCACACGTTAAGTCTGTTGTAATAGAAG gaGGAATGGAAGACCCAGACGACCTTTGTCTCCTAGCAACGAATGACAAAGATGTACACGTAGAGATGCAAAAAGGAGAGAAGGTTGTTTTAACATCCGTCAGCAAAAAGTCGAATGAAAAGGAAAATTCAAATGATGTCAACAGCACCTCACAGAACGCGCAGTATAATCG CTCCCCTTCAAGGAGCAGTGCATCTCCAGATGCCCTCAGAATGCACAGTAAACTCTCCAAAGCACTGGCCCTGTCCATAGCGTACGCTGCCAACACCGGCGGCATTGCCACCTTAACCGGAACTCCACCGAACCTCGTCTTTAAAGCAGTCACTGATGA GGCTTATGCTCAGGCAGGGAAACTGTACGACGGCCAAGAATGGGACTCCGGGGTCAACTTCACTTCCTGGCTGCTCTTTGCCCTCCCAATTTCATTTCTTACCCTTATTCTGGGATGGTTGTGGCTTCAGATGTTTTTCCTTAGATGCAA GCAGCCCTGCGATTGCTTCAGGAAAATAAAGTCCGACCGAGACAAGGAGGTGCGAGAAATCATCGCCAAGGAGTTCAAGGCATTGGGCAGGATAAC GTTCGCGGAGTGCCTGATTTCCATTCTGTTTATAAGTCTGGCATTCTTGTGGATTTTCCGAGATCCGCCAAATATCAAAGGTTGGGGAGATTTCTTTCCAGGCAG ATATGTGAGTGATTCCACACCAGTAATGCTTATTGCTGTATTGTTGTTTGTTCTCCCTGCTAAAGTACCAGCAATATTTTGCGCAAGAAAAACAG ATGAGGGTCGCTACACACCTTTGCTGACCTGGGAGAAAACGGCCGAGAAAGTCCCGTGGGGAGTGATCGTCCTGCTTGGGGGTGGGTTCGCTCTCGCTCAGGCCAGCGGA CGTTCTGGCCTGTCAAAATGGTTTGGGGACAGCCTCGAGTTCTTCGCTAGTTACAGTCCATTCGTGATGTGCTTGGTGGTTAGTTTGGTGGTTGCTGCCGTCACAGAAGTCACTAGCAACACAGCAACCGCAACATTGTTGATGCCAATATTGCAGGAACTG TCGATCGCCGCTGGAATGAACCCTTTATATCTGATGATGGCGGCCGCGGTGGCGTGCTCGTTTGCCTTCATGTTGCCCGTGGCGACCCCTCCAAGTGCCATTGTGTTTGCCCATGGCTATCTTTCTATCCCCGACATG GCCTCAGCAGGACTTGCCATGAACGTTATTGCTGTGTTCATCTTGACAGTCGGAATAAACACTTGGGGGAACCTGCTTTTTAACTTTGACACCATTCCTGTGATTTTCGAAGAGATAAAGAAGAACCAGACGTTAGTTGTGTCCGTTGTTCAACCAATAGAGTCCATGTTTAATGTATCCAAACCTCTCGTGTGA